The sequence below is a genomic window from Apodemus sylvaticus chromosome 6, mApoSyl1.1, whole genome shotgun sequence.
tctgtagaccaggctggcctcgaactcagaaatctgcctacctctgcctcccaagtgctggaattaaaggcgtgcactgtgtgcgccaccaccatcacccggcaTAGGACCAGGTCTTAAAGTTGGCTGCTGCCAATGGATGTGCACTCAAGAGGATGTCAGGGATGAAGCCATAAATGAAAGCCTACCCAGAGAATAGGACCATAAGCCACAGAGAAGCACAGAGAAACTAGCCTGTCTACCTTTCTCCCATCAGCTGTGCAGCAGAGACACCAGGCTCCCGCCAGCTGGTAACAGAAAGGGGTCAACATGGCCGTACAGTCCTCGATGACACTGCAAAGCCTGGGACATACACGTCAGACGCCTCCAGGAGCCGGGCCTGGCCTTGCCCTCCACACTTCCCAGTCTTTAGCGTGGAGATCTTGAAGCCAGCTGCTCCAGTCTCTTCGTGCTTATCCCCATTTCTGGCGTATCCCACGGGTAATCAAGCTGCAGAGAGCGCCAGTTGCATCTCCAGCCTGGCTTTCAACATAAACTGAAATCTGAATGCTCTGCCAGGGTGCGTCTGACATCAGGGGCCACTGAGTAATAAATGCCATCATGATCAGAATCCTTCTCTCGCCTTAGTGAGGCAGGGCTGGGCCAGTCAGAACAGGAACTGCACCCCACTGTCCTCGCTGCCGACTAGAGATGGAGCCACCGAGCCCTCTCTCTAAGACTCTACAACTTAGCTACTGCACTGCCAAGAGCCACAGTCCATTTGACCTGTTGGGCAGTTGGTAAGGTCGACTCATATATGGGCTGTAGGCCCAGGACTGGACATCGTAGCAAAATATCTCTGCATTCATTTCTCACTAGTTTCCTGTGTTTTTATCTCTCCAGCTTCACTCAAATTCCAGTgaatcccatctctgcctctctggggGCCATGTAGAGACATTCTGGCTGTCTCCATTCGGAGGTGGGAAGGGCCACTACTGGAAGCCAAAGGTCAAAGGGCACTGCTATACATCTTATAATGCACAAGATGGTCCCTGTCGCAAAGAGGTACCTGACTTAAAATGTCAGCAGTGTTGCTGGTGGGAAAATGGGTGTTCCTCTCTGTTCTGCTGGCTTCACTCCAGCAATAAAACCATTTAATTTCCAGAACAATCCATAGTTACGTGCACTCTGGCCTTCACGTAGACTGttttcctccacctccaccttGCCCAGCTACACACAGCGAGAACATTCCCTTCATCCCTTTGGGTTTTAGCCAAAGTTAAATTTCTTCTGAGAGGGCCTAACCTAAATCTGACCCTCCTTCTCATGTTCTCCAAAAGCTCTCCAGCTTTCTCTGTCAGGACACCCGTCACAATCACTGTGGCTTTTTGTGATGTCTGTAGTTGTGTGGCCAGGAAGAAGAGCTCTCGGGGAAGAGACATTGTGTCTATCATTCCTGTGTCCCAGTGTCAGCCCAGAGCAGCCACAACAAGGAGTGAATTCCTGTGTATGAAGGAAGCTGAAAACGTCCAGTACCTTCCTATTCACAGGTACCACCAGAGACCAAGGCCTTATACTACACTTAACACCCTTCCTTATGCTAACTGCCACTCAGTCCTccaagacagagagaaatagCAAGTTGCTAGATCGTAGTTAAGAGCATGATCTCCCAGTCAGAGAGGATATgaaagtatgtatgtatctactAAAATGCACCCAGGCTATCTTTGGAAAGATACCAAAACAAATGAGTGAGGGAAGCGAAGTTCCAGTAAAGTATGTAAGACTCTTATATTTTGTGACTCGGAGATTATTTTGAAGCAGCTTTTAGATGAATTTAAGGTTTATGCCTTTAGAactaacaaataaacaacaacaacaatgcatTATTCTTTTAGAGACGAAGGCCCGATCCAACTCAAGCCTTTAAGGAATTGTTGTATATAGTTTCCAAGCCTGTGGATTTGGTCTAACTTCCTgttctggaaggaaggaaaggcacaTTTCTTCTGGCTTTCTACCTAGGATCTGGGTACATGGAAATCCTTGTTAGTATAAAGAGACATTTCGAAAACGTCCTATTTCCCCAAGTGGAGCGGATGGTCTCCAAGGGCCCTTTCTCAAATCATCCACTCTCTGCCTGTCAGCTGGGAAACCTTTTTCCCCACACATCACTTCTTTTCTACTTTAACCTCTAGCACCTTAGCAGCTCTCCAGGCCTCCCTCCCAAGCCCAGGGCAACGGAGATGCCAACGAAAGGCCAACATGAACACATCTTGCTGCTTCCAGCAAAAGAGGGCAGGGCAGGTATAGCAGAGAACGAAGTTAGAATTAACAGTGAAAATAAGGTTTATCTGTATAATCTGCAGAGTAAGGCCTTCCCATCTCCTTTTAGCATAGATAACATAATGATAAAGAAGCAGCAGATAGTTTCCCATAAATCTCCAAGGCTTGTCTCTGGCTTCCCTCCCTTGGATCATAAGAATACATCATCTTCCCAGGTCAGCTGCCATGTTCCTCTCTAAGCTGGTGCTTTTCAGCCCAGACCTCTGAGCCCAGGCAGAGCCCACTCCCGTGTTCCCGGCTTGTTCGTGTCCCCAGAGCACTTGGGCCTTCCACAGCAAGCTTTCTCTGTTCCAGCTCTCTCTGAGACTGGCTGCATTTCACGTTTACCCTCTCCAAACAAAATGCTGGGAGCCACAGCCTACTGCCCAAGTCCAAAAGGCCCCGGAAAACATCCTTGGAGAACATATTTTTCTCCATGATAAAATGAAACAACTTATCATTTGAAAGGTATTTTTGTAGACCTCCAAAGCCatcagaaagggaaataaaaaaagaagaagaagaaagaaagaaaaagaaaaacctcttcATGCTCGGAAGCCATGAACTGCCTAAGTATTTTTCTCTAGCCTTTGACAAAACCCACTTCTTAACTGGTGTATGAAATACTCTATCCTAATGTCCAAAGAAATTGTTTTTAATCATTATGCTCTATAAAATTATAACATGCTTTGCTCTAAAATTGAAGTTTTCATACAATATGCCTTTTTTTATTTAACCACAAATGACTTAAAAATTCATGGTAATTAAACTAATACCTAGTTTTGCGGAACTAGTTTCAGTAATAAATGATGGTAATATttgtaataataaaagaataaaagcaggCATGCAGTCAGCTTTTGCGATACACTGAGCTCTCCTCTTATCTCTGTCTTGCTTCCTGGTGGCCCTGATAACATGTTTCATAGTTAAGGGCACTTCTGAGCCACCTGGACCCCATTCTTTGTCTACAAgttagttttgtttcatttaaagTTTAGTTGAGACCCTTAGTAATGAAAACATCTTACCCAACTGAGTGAGACTTTCACTAGGGAGAAGCCTTCAGGCCACACCTACCAGGCTGGGTAAAATAGTGTGATACACAGGGTTAGCTTAGAAAAAATGGCCTTTCTTGAAATTTTTTGTCAGCTAGCACAGTTCTCATGAAGACTGGGCCAACAGGGTTCCTTAGAACCTCCTCTGAGGAAAGCTATGGCTTTTCAGACCAAACTGAGGCCATATTGTTTTTATAAGGGGAGAACACATTTGCGGTAACATTCAGCTCAGTCCTTTTCTTCTGCTGTAGTCTGGACTCAGGTCCTGAAGGCCCCAAAATATTCACAACTGTTTCTAGTAAGCAGATTACACAgtcgtttttggttttttttgtttttttttttgttttttattggcttgctttactttgtttgttttgtttatatcaGCATTgagttaaacttttaaaaaaaactgagaaaatgtACCCTGTTATTCTCAATATTTCTGAAGTTATTTGAGGTGTTTTAAATGCTTGTTTTAAATGCTAGGAGTTTTTGTTtcgttgtgttttgtttttaagtttctttaGAGGCAGGTTGTTTGGCACGGTGGAATTTTAAATGCTAGGACATTCATTAGGGAAGCCTGGGTACAGAGCTCTCAAAGCGCTATGGAGGGCAGTCAGTCCCAAACCCCTTGCTTTACCATCTGTAGAATCAACCCAGAGAAGTGAGAAGTCTCTCCCCTGGCCCTAAGCTTGAGCTGGTTTCCAGGTCCCACTAGTTCGCCTTTTGGTGAAGCAGCCCTAAGGCAACCCTCAAAAGCCCAGGCCAAAAAGGAACTAGCAACAGTTTGCAACTCAAATGCCTTTGTTGAATTCTCTCCACGCATAATTTTAGAGGGAATAAGAAAGCTGATGAGAAGATTCCTTATGGAGACTTCACAGCATCCAGCTAACAGCCCCTCCTTAGCACAGGTCACAAAGCAAAGGAAGGTGAGTGGGGCAAGGGGTGCAGAAGGGATGGATAAGTCAACTACCAGGTTGCTCAAAACGTCTGGCAGTGCCTGCAGCATCTGCCCCAGTATAGGTGAGAAAGCTCGGGAGGCAGAATGATTCCAATTTCATATTTCCAGCCTAACTTCCGGTCTAAAAAAAAAACGATCACACCACATTGGTGCCCAAAAAAAGCAttattcacaatagtcaaaagGCAGAAACGACCCACATACTCCCTGGATGAGTAGTATGTGCCAAAAGGAGCATGACTTTACCGTGAAAAGTCATGAACTGATACGTGATGTAACATGGATGAACCCTGAAAACACTCTGCTAAGAGAAACAAGCTCAACCCACGAGGGCAAATATCGTGTGAGTCAGTTTCCGTGAAGAATCTAGAACAGGAACCTtcccagagacagaaagggaatggaaGATGCCAGGACTAAGGGGCGGGAGGATATGGGAAATCACTGTACATAGGATGGTTCATTCATTGTACATAGGATGGTGCATTGTATGTATGAGTTTCTGCGGAGATGGTAAACAGGCCGGGAAATGAAGATTAGTGACGGTTGTAAGACACTGTAAATACACTTAACACCACTGGGTTACATGCTCAGAAAAGCTTACAGTGGTAGTTTTTATGTTATATTCTTGGCACCGCAACAGTATGCCCTGCCATTTCTCAATTACAACCCTAAACTTTTATTCTTTGATAACCATATTTCTTCTCAAGACCTGCTTCTAGCCAACAGCACCATGGCCAGGCATGTATGTTCATAAACACAGATGCACAGAGTCCCACAAGGGCCACTTGGTGTCCTGCAATAATCCTCCACAAATATCTGCCCACCCTAAGGCGTCTCGCCTGATTACTCTAACAAGGAGACCCAATGTGACCACACTCTGACACAGAGCCTCAGCCCAACCCTTAAGTTCTTACCAAGGGACATGCACTTGCTACACACATCTTCTCTACAAAGAAAAGTTCCATTCCTACACTAGGAAgacctcaggaacttctcatttctcatcGTCACCCAAGGCTACTCCAGGAGGCCCACAACAAAGAGATTAAGTCCATGCGTGGCTATATAAGCCAACTGCATGGGCAATGAACAGCAGCAGGGTGTCCCTCATGCAAATGTGGTCAATTAGAAGGTACAAATCCTTGTACCTTTTCAGGACAGAGGATAGAAAAAGCAAGACGTAGCGTCTACGACTTCTGAGAGGAGAGCTTTTCATCCTCCCCTAGAAGAATTCACTGCTCGTGCAGCAGAGAGACCCTGAGAACAAGAGTAGTCCGACGTAGATGGGGCGGCAGGAAGAGTAGTTTTGTGGGCTATGGTCCCACCCCATCAACCTGGCCTGCCACGCACCAATCCTGTGCACACCACGGCCTTTAGTCAACTTTGGCATACAGTGCTGGGGGTCTGAGAGCTTAGCTCTCTAAGAGGTTCAAGACCTCAAGAGTTTCCTGTGAAGAGAGCCAACCACCAGGGATCCCTTTCCATCACCAACACCACAATGACATTTAGCACAAATATGCTGCCACTTGTAAGAAGCCCACTTGACACCACTCCCCCGAGCATCCTAAACACACACATCAAGATCACGCTAAGATATTTAAAGGCAAACATCTTTAGAATAATGGTTTGTTCCCAAAGTACTTAATTAGCAGAAACACAGTGCCGGAGAACAGCCCTTGAGGGTCCATGTTCTTTCCTGAAGCACAAGTGATCATCATCCTTGGATGGTCAGGAAATGACGTGGCACTGAAAACCAGCAATCTTAGGTGTCAGTCCGCAAGTCCCACCAGTCCAAGCAGGTTTCATCCACCTCTGCAGGCAACACCCCCTTTCACCAGTGGACTAGGCTGTAGAGTCGAATGGCTTTTCTCCACTTGGCCGCGCATGAGCAAACGCTCCAACAGTCAAGTTACGTCTGAACTTTTTTGACACCTCCCATCAATTCCTTCAGCCCCTGTATCTCCCTCCCACCACCAGTTCTGGCCAAGTTCTGCGTACAGGACTCCAGATAGCGCATCACCATTCAAATGAACCCATCCTTCCTTTAAGCAAAAAGTGGCCTCCAGTGTGGCTGCCTGTGAAGCCAGAGGCCAGAGTGACCAATGGCGGGCTTGCAAACAAGGATCACTGATTTACAACAACCAAAGGTGCATGGTGATGCCCAGGCCTGGCATTATGGCTTCATTCACATGCCCAGATCTGAGATCATTGTCTGTTCCATGTGTTCCCCTTTCGGGTATCCTATCTTCATGTTGGGAAGCACAGATTGAGGGTGAGGGTGTCAGAGTGTAGGCTAAAGAGCTGCACATATTGACACCCCCAACCCTGGTCACTGCCTACAGTCTGTGACCGGCAACAAAATGTGTCTGGCCGCCAAGGCTTGCCATGAATGGTTTCCAGTGAGCGTGGAGAAGGAGCTGCTGGGATGACCAACCATGGGGTTCATTAAAACTTGTGAATTTACATACAAGGGAGGCTGGAATGCTTGTGAAGGGAGCCCCATGCCTCACTCAGTGATTtcaaaccccaccaccaccatcagccaATGGTGCTCCAAGGAGAATGGCAGAGACCAACGTGGACTCCAGTGGAGTGCAGTAAACTTCTGCCTTCCGCCGCCTCCCCCACACTGAAAGCCCCCCTCCCAGTTGTATTTATACTTCGAAGGAAGTTAACAGTGAAGCAGTAGTCACCTGGGCGTGCTCAATTTTTGACAAGCCTTAGTCACTCTGTACCCAGCAGAACAATTCACATTATATTCCAAAGCCTGTGAAGACTCTGCCACACAAGCTAACACTAACATGCCAAGAGCTCCACTTACCTTCTTTATTAAGCCTCATAACCTCCCTGCTTTTGCCACCCTCTTTTCCAGACTCTTCTAAATCTACATCTgcagatgaaaaagaaaaggaaaaaagaaaatgaggaaaaaaggGGGGGATGCCAAagtgaagggggagggagagtgtTTATTGACAAACAGATCGATCTAAATACTGTATCTGAAAATCTTGCTAAAATTTGACAATGCAACATTTTCTCCTGAGTCTGGGTTTCCATCTACCTGGCCCAGATAGGTAGCCCcccaaaaataagaaagaaaaaaaaaaaaaactatgcaagCAGCAACAGAGTCGCCTTTTAAACAGACACCACTGTGGGGCTGCGAAAGCCCACCCCGCGGGCTGCCTGCCCCGGAGAgccaggcacagacagacagacagccttgCTGGCAGCcgggcctctctgtgctctgatggtctgtgtctgtgtgtatttatttagagagagagagagagaagcatggaGGACGCCGGGGgccactctctctcacacacacactttttcccAGTGGCTCTAGGTGAATGGTAAGGTTACAGGATAATAAAAGGAGGAACAGGCGGTGGGGTTCTTACTGTCGGAGCAGTGTAATTTGGCGGCGTCGATCCAGGAGGACCAGGGTTTGCCCAGAAACGCCTCCGGACTGGGCACTTTGCGGTGCAGTGTCGCCATTGCTGTTCCTTCTTGTTGCTTTTTCCCTGTTCCTTCGGCAGCAGCAGCCGAGAGACACGGGATTCGAGAACGCTCCGACGTCATCTTCGGAACGTTCCGACATTGAGTGTtctgagagggggaggagggcggCGGAGGAGGCGGGAGGCGGGGCGCGCtcggccctgccctgccctgctgtgCTGCGTGCAGCCGCTGGGGGCGCCAGAGAGACACCGAGTGCGCGGGGCCCGGGAGAGCGCGGAGTCGGGCAGGCTGAGAGCAGAGCCTAAGAGAGCTGTGGGTTCAGCCGGGCAGGATCGCCTCGCGCCAGGATGCTGCACCCGGCAGCCCTGTCCAGCCAGCAACTCCGAGACTGGCGCGATCCTGGGAAGAAGCAAAGGTTCTTTCGTCCAGTCGCCGCTGGAGGACTGAAAGTTTTGTTCGCTGCAAGTCCCTTCCTCCCAGAGTCCCAGTCACCCACCGTGCGGCGTCCCAGAAGGATCCCGGAGGCTTAGTGGGGACGAAATCGGCTGTTTTGCACCCCTCCATCCCTATCCCTCAAGGCAGAGTAGGATCTCTAGAGAGTACGCCTCCCAGTTACCATCCACTTCACCCTGTCTCCTCTCTCGGTGAGCCTTGGAATCCGGTCTCTTCGCAGATAAATGCCTCCCCCAGCCAAAAGCAAAGGGGAAATGGACATAACTCCAAGAAGCAGGTGAGTTGGGGCGAGGGGAGTGATCATCCCACCCTGGGCTTCATTGCAGGCAAAATTCCAAAGTCATTTTGGCTCTGGTGTTCCCGGGGGTTCTGTGCGATGGTTGTGTGTCCCAGATGGTAGGGCCACTGCAGAGACTTTGCTCCGCGCGAGCTCAAGGCTCTTGGGTGATGCTAAGcccctccctcagacccagcaCTTCTATGGAACGTGCAGGTCTGCCAGAGGAGTGTAGACGCGCGTGGCTCTTTGAGATATCTCTTCTGACCCTAAGGGCTGGTAACTGAAACCTTAACACCTCTGTTATCTCTTTAAAATCGTTTGCTTACTAGGAATTTCCTAAACTGTAAAGACACACTTACCCTGCAATCTATAACTTTTCTGTGTGTGAAGCATCCTTCTCTTCTTACCATTGCGGTCCCCAGGATTCTGAGCTGTATTCTGGTGGGGCTGGAACATCCTGGCCCTCAGCACCATGAACCTCAAAACCTGCATTAGGATGGCCCGATGGAGGAGCATCTAGAGGCTTGTTTTCAGCTGTGATGTGCATGCCAGTAGGCCTGCTTATATCAGACATGGATAACTCAGTTTTTGAATGGATTGCTACATAACTAAGGTGCCAGTGAATAAGGAATTACCTTACTTTAAATACTTGTGGTTTGGGAAACATTTCTCAGACTTTGACATCTTAGATGAGCCAGGGGCTGTACCCAACACTACTCTACCCACCGCTGCATCTTTTTAAATAACATTGTTTCTCAAGGACTGATGTCCAGGGTCAGGGAGACAAGGGAGATCCATCCTGGTCTTCACAGAGCTGCAGCTGGAGCAGGATCATGCTTAGCTCTTCAGGGAAGCTGGGCACATGCACAGTGATGTCAGACCAGTGTGAAAATGGTGGGGACTTTCATGGCCTGGCCAGTTCTTTGGAGGAAGTTGAAGTGAACTAAGAGTGTTCAGAAAAATGTGTCACCAAGAAAAAGGAATCTGCCCTGCGTGTTGGAAATTGGGAAGGTTTTATAGTAAGCTGAGGTCTGGTCTTGCTAAGGAAAGAGGACCATGCAGAACCTTGGGTGAACGGTAAGTATGCACGGGTACTGGGAGAGGCTTAGCTGTGTTACCATTTCCTGTGTCCTACTAGGACCACTGTTGGGAGCTGGCTGCAGGTAGCTAGGAGAAAACCAACATGTTCCATTCAAACATATTCCCCAAATTGCTTAATAGTCTTTGACTTAAATGAATCTGTCTATCCCATCTGCCACTCTTGCTAAATTTCCCTGAGCATCTCAATTTGTGAGGACTTTGCTACCTACACCTTTAGTTTCTCTAAGATTTCTCAGCTCCCGGAAGGCAAGTGTACCACCCACCTTGCTGGTGGGaccatgttgtttgtttgttcctgcCCCACTGCCTGGTGATGGATGAGAAACAGGATGAACATGAGAAACCCTCCTCACCTCCCAGGAATAGCAGTTGGAGGAATCGCAGTCTGTGTTAACTGCCTTCACTAGAGCCAAGCCATGCATGAGCTGGGCATGATGATCAGACTTTTTGGAAAAGCAGAACTGCAGGAAACCACGACATTTGCATTCTGACAGGGCAGGGCCACCTCCATGGGAATGTGTCACCTGCCTTACAATGCCCCTGCTCCTGGCAGGGCCAATGGGCTCCACTTCTTGGGCTCTTGACCACTGTGATGTGCAGAAGAGTTCTGTACTCCCGGTGGCTCAGCACAGACTTGGTGGTTCCTGCCCTGTTCCTAACCGCTGTCACGTGCCAGGGCCACACAGGAGCAGTGGTAGCCCTTTCTAACCCCTTAGCCCACATGGGGAGAAATTGAAAATTGGCGTACATGTACACATTGAAGCACAGCCAGCCCTCATTGCTCTatgtggttgggggagggggagcttgaGGGAGCCCAGGCTAGGGCTTGAGATCACTGGCATCCTTTGCAGTGTGGGCATGTGATCCTGAATCCAGCCGAGCCTCAGCCTCTCCGTCTGTTGAATGGTGCCCAAGGCTGCTGTTCTCTCGGAGTTAATGTATTAGGGGAAATTCGGGATGCTGAGCCCTGCAGATAAATAAAGCCTGGTAAACAGTGAATGAGTCATAAGACATGTTTGTCATgattcctatctatctatctatctatctgtctgtctgtctgtctgtctgtctgtctatctatctatctatcttcctctccctctccccctctcccacaCTTTGTCCCTTCCCATCTctctttcatgttctctctcttcctccccctcccttgctCTCAGTCGTTGCATTgattttgttcttggttttgtttttggtttctgttttgttttgtttttgaaatgggaTATCACAccgtagcccaggatggcctcaaactcactgtgacCTCACAACAATCTTCCCGCCTTGGCCTCCCACACTGGCTGCCTGTTTCTTTAGTTAGGATGCATGAGATGCTGGGAATAGTAACTGACAGTTGGAAAGAGGCCAGCCCTCTGATGTGATTGCTTCCAGAAGGAACTCTGAAACTTCTTTCCTTGACATTACTGTCTGGCTGCACAGGATAGACCTTCCAATACTTCCAGGATAGTCCTTCCCTGTAGGAGGTCTTCCACTGGTGACAAAGCTGCCTTTGCCTCATAATGACAAGATCTCTTAATAGAGAGCAAAATGGGATCTCTATACATTgcttttgtctttgagtttcttgtttcttacaaaagaaatttaatattgaattctgaaaattattttccttctggTAATAAAAGGATGGATCGCAGAGCTCCCGTCACACAGCCTCTGGGGCCTTCTCTCTCCTGTTTACACTTCTCACTGCAgcaaagcaacttaaagaagggaggggtttgtggtggtttgagctCTTGGTCCCCAGTGGGTGGAACTatgtgggaaggattagggggtgtgggaTAGTTTGAGGAGGCGTTTcactttggggtgggggtgggggtctttgaggtttcaaacgcCCAGCcgttcccagttagctctctctgtctTGTGGATGGATTTCAAGACATGAGCTCTCAGCCATCATTTCAGTGCCAGgcctgctgccgtgctccccACCGTGGACAGCCGTGCTCCCCACCGTGGACATGGActcacctctgaaactgtgagccccaGCTAATGtctttataagttgctttggtgttGGTGTCTTATCTCAGCAATAGAACTGTAACTAAGGCGAGTTTATTGTGTCTCACAATCTAAGGAGCTACTAGATAGATTGTCCTCAGATCTGATAccatttttcaaaacatttactgataaatCTATGATTATAGGTGTAAATGATACTGCTCTGTATGTTTAAAAGGTGGATCATTTCGTTTTGCGGTCATTTTTCCTGCacacttttttcctttctgagttaCTGTCTGGGGGTATGTGTGTCAAGGATGTGTGTCAAGGCCAGAGGCACACCCTACATGCTGTTTCTCAGGAGTTGTccaccttgtttgtttttttttaaacagggtctctcGGTGACATTTGGGGCTCACTGGTTGAGTTAGGCCTGCTGGTCAATAAGCACCAGGGATCTGCTCATTTTTATCATCCCAGAACCGAGATATGAACAtgggtcaccacacccagctttataAGATGGGTTCTGGAAATCTAACTCAGATTCTCACAAACTTTTATCAACTGACTCATCCTCCCCTCCCCGAGACCCGCTTATCATATATACTGTCACATGGCTTTACGTCTGGATACACATTCCTTTTAACGGCAGCATACTATTCCATATGGTCCCTAGTTCCTTTAGCTATTGCCTAATTGATAGATACTTTAGAGTTCTGGTCATATGAAAGAGAACGTGGTCGATGCTGTTATTTTTATACATGGTTTGAGGGcacgggtggggggggggacgtTTCTACTCAGAATTAGAATCGCCAGGTACATGCGCTTTCCATTTTAATAGCCTTGCCAGATTGTCTTTTAAGCAGCTGACTAGTCCAGACTCCCTGGAGCGTGTAGCCGTACCCGTCTCTTCACACACTTATTAATGCTCAACATTTTCAGAACGCTAGCTCCTGGCAGTATGAGGGGAGCCTGTCTTATTTGCTCGAGTTTCCCTCATTTTGGGTGTTTTCAAGCATTTTTAATGTGCCCTTTATTCTCCCTCTTTGAACTGCTGCGTCTGTTGATTTGTTGTTGGCATTTCGAGGCCTTTGTGTTGATTTGAAGGAATTTTCTATGCCTCCCAGACATACAGCAAGCATCCTGCCTGCTTGAAAACGTTGCCACTCTTCCCTGTTAATTGTCTTTTCCTAAAGTACTTAGATGTCCAGGACTTCTCCTTGGAGCCTTCTGCTTTGCGTCTTACTTAAGGAAACCGCCCATCGTCACGGCCACGGATCTTGTCTTACAGTTTCTCTTTATGCTTGGCAGGTTTTCATTTCGCATTTCGATGCGGTTCTTTTGATAAA
It includes:
- the Atxn7l1 gene encoding ataxin-7-like protein 1 isoform X11; the protein is MTSERSRIPCLSAAAAEGTGKKQQEGTAMATLHRKVPSPEAFLGKPWSSWIDAAKLHCSDNVDLEESGKEGGKSREVMRLNKEDMHLFGHYPAHDDFYLVVCSTCNQVVKPQVFQSHCGRKQDSKRNASISWSGAENRQALEQRQV